One Roseimaritima multifibrata DNA window includes the following coding sequences:
- a CDS encoding WD40 repeat domain-containing protein, producing the protein MKIDWFRWGSVLLIAFASNLLVAQPHANGQSTSHRVAAVIPDLANVSEVLSLEPQDGSQASPVITALAVDPAGQVLIAAGDDHHLRVIDPHPFEEAQVLRKHTDWVRSLDFRNDGKLLVSAGNDGQIILWDREQDWKVLQTLEGAPAIASVCFAPQQGMLAAVGFDPQLFLLQQGGARRPVLRCGCNDLRVVRFSDDMRLVVAAGRSGNAHFFDPVSGQPAGEFELHSDRIRDLVFMPGSNVMVSVGEDRRIVVYDSLQGEILHTIPVLECKLFCVTPLDANHVAVGGADNKIRIVDIQRGQVKRSLSGHSGSIASVEASAEYLFSGSFDATVRRWPIAQILQAPLVAQRDDQSIQNEVSASKDPTPKR; encoded by the coding sequence ATGAAAATCGATTGGTTTCGCTGGGGTTCGGTTCTGCTTATCGCGTTCGCTAGCAATCTGCTAGTCGCGCAGCCTCACGCAAATGGTCAATCGACTTCTCATCGCGTAGCGGCCGTCATCCCGGATTTGGCAAATGTTTCCGAGGTCCTTTCACTAGAACCTCAGGACGGATCTCAGGCTTCTCCGGTGATCACTGCCTTAGCCGTCGATCCGGCGGGTCAAGTATTAATCGCAGCGGGTGACGACCATCACCTCCGCGTGATCGACCCGCATCCGTTCGAAGAAGCCCAAGTTCTCCGCAAACATACCGACTGGGTTCGCTCACTCGATTTCCGCAATGACGGGAAATTGCTTGTGTCGGCCGGCAACGACGGGCAAATCATTCTTTGGGACCGTGAACAGGACTGGAAAGTCCTACAAACGCTAGAGGGAGCCCCAGCGATCGCTTCGGTCTGCTTTGCCCCTCAACAAGGGATGCTTGCCGCCGTTGGATTTGATCCTCAGCTGTTTTTACTGCAACAAGGTGGTGCCAGACGCCCCGTCCTACGGTGCGGCTGCAACGATTTGCGAGTGGTGCGATTCAGCGATGACATGCGACTTGTGGTGGCAGCGGGACGATCGGGGAATGCTCACTTCTTTGACCCCGTCAGCGGCCAACCCGCCGGCGAATTTGAACTTCACTCGGATCGAATCCGCGATTTAGTATTTATGCCAGGGTCAAATGTGATGGTTTCGGTTGGCGAGGATCGGCGAATTGTCGTATACGATTCCTTGCAAGGAGAGATCCTGCACACGATCCCCGTTCTGGAGTGCAAATTGTTCTGTGTAACACCACTCGACGCGAACCATGTGGCTGTCGGAGGTGCGGACAACAAAATTCGTATCGTCGATATTCAGCGAGGACAAGTAAAACGATCCCTGTCCGGGCACAGCGGATCGATCGCCTCGGTCGAGGCAAGCGCCGAATATCTGTTTTCAGGAAGCTTTGACGCCACCGTCCGTCGCTGGCCGATCGCCCAAATCCTGCAAGCCCCGCTGGTAGCTCAGCGGGACGACCAATCGATCCAGAACGAAGTATCAGCAAGCAAAGATCCGACTCCCAAACGCTAG
- a CDS encoding glycoside hydrolase family 140 protein: protein MMKSFLLCLVLLVMLGLPDSGKLGADDFASLRVSENGRFLVQEDGSGFFPVADTAWAIGWQLKRDQVERYLQRRKDQNFNTIALIAFPGVEGNVVIPNVYGDHAFKISGSGAWDPLQPITTPGKNPEDSAQYDYWDHLEYIIDTAESKGMAAILLPAWGVCVAGDWANGKATRDLIFDETSGYQYSHWIGERFKNKKNIIWMIGGDRSAVYGEKDYRKVFGAMAEGIADGVNGINQPNQEADYSTTLMSYHPRKWQPNSSEWFHNEPWLDFNSMQDQPSDQITATELDYKLLPAKPTWLFEGGYEFRRNIYKDWQIRFQSYQTVFAGGFGVTYGSMNIYHFNSAVAASDESITLDKSRKWEASLDEPGAMDMQHLFRLMTSMSNEQFLDRIPDQSLIEGSTGGMEGSEGIRSNRLQATRGSKGDYAMVYNANGRNFSVRMDRLSAPEMNAFWFNPRTGKWQVEDQDHTDRQPFKKSIPSGPAAPVQEFDPPGAEGDGNDWVLLLN, encoded by the coding sequence ATGATGAAATCCTTCCTGCTTTGCCTCGTATTACTCGTCATGCTTGGACTTCCCGATTCCGGAAAATTAGGGGCCGACGATTTTGCCAGCTTGCGAGTGAGCGAAAACGGTCGCTTTCTGGTCCAGGAAGATGGATCAGGATTCTTCCCCGTTGCCGACACGGCTTGGGCAATTGGATGGCAGTTAAAACGCGACCAGGTTGAGAGATACCTGCAACGTCGCAAAGACCAGAATTTCAATACGATCGCGTTGATCGCCTTTCCAGGCGTTGAAGGCAACGTCGTCATCCCCAATGTGTACGGCGACCATGCCTTCAAGATCAGCGGATCTGGCGCATGGGATCCTCTACAGCCCATTACAACACCAGGAAAGAATCCCGAGGATTCGGCTCAATACGATTACTGGGACCATCTGGAATACATCATCGACACTGCGGAATCCAAAGGGATGGCTGCGATCTTACTGCCAGCATGGGGTGTCTGTGTGGCGGGGGACTGGGCGAATGGGAAAGCAACGCGAGATCTTATCTTTGACGAGACCAGCGGCTATCAATACAGCCATTGGATTGGCGAACGGTTCAAGAACAAGAAAAATATCATTTGGATGATCGGCGGTGACCGCAGCGCCGTATACGGCGAGAAAGATTATCGAAAAGTGTTTGGAGCAATGGCCGAGGGCATTGCCGATGGTGTCAATGGAATCAACCAGCCGAATCAGGAAGCCGACTACAGCACAACCTTAATGAGTTACCACCCGAGGAAATGGCAGCCTAATTCTTCCGAGTGGTTCCACAACGAGCCCTGGCTGGACTTCAATTCGATGCAGGATCAGCCAAGTGACCAGATTACGGCGACCGAGTTGGACTATAAATTGTTACCAGCCAAACCAACATGGCTGTTCGAAGGTGGTTACGAATTCCGCAGAAACATTTACAAAGATTGGCAGATTCGTTTCCAGTCGTATCAAACCGTTTTCGCTGGCGGTTTTGGTGTGACTTACGGCAGTATGAATATCTACCATTTCAACAGTGCCGTGGCAGCCTCGGACGAGTCCATCACACTAGACAAATCCAGAAAATGGGAGGCCAGCCTGGATGAGCCAGGGGCGATGGACATGCAGCACCTGTTTCGCCTGATGACGTCCATGAGCAATGAACAATTCCTTGACCGCATTCCTGACCAGTCCCTTATTGAAGGCAGCACCGGCGGCATGGAGGGAAGCGAAGGCATTCGCTCAAACCGGCTTCAAGCGACTCGCGGATCGAAAGGCGATTACGCCATGGTTTACAACGCCAATGGTCGCAATTTCTCAGTGAGAATGGACCGCCTGTCGGCTCCGGAGATGAACGCATTCTGGTTCAATCCACGCACCGGGAAGTGGCAGGTCGAAGACCAGGATCACACGGATAGACAGCCATTCAAAAAGAGCATTCCCAGCGGCCCTGCGGCACCCGTTCAGGAATTTGACCCACCGGGTGCAGAGGGCGACGGCAATGACTGGGTGTTGTTACTGAACTGA
- a CDS encoding four helix bundle protein — MNDPIFDHDRLDVYRLSIEYVADAFDVCKSLSGLHRHARDQWLRAAQSIPLNIAEGNGKRSLKDRARFFDIARGSSFECAAIQDVLVATGGVNDSTSRDLKSKLKRIVAMLTRMAMKFDGAKEPSVDYAVAIDYEHEHRDAEHEHEHEIGPDPSRSPEDGYRSPMQSKTMESNR; from the coding sequence ATGAACGATCCAATCTTCGACCACGATCGGCTCGATGTTTATCGTCTCTCGATCGAATACGTTGCTGATGCATTTGACGTTTGCAAATCGCTCAGCGGATTGCATCGTCACGCCCGCGACCAATGGCTTCGCGCCGCCCAGTCGATTCCGCTGAATATCGCCGAGGGCAACGGCAAACGAAGCTTGAAGGATCGTGCTCGATTTTTCGACATAGCTCGCGGCTCGTCGTTTGAATGTGCGGCGATTCAAGATGTCTTGGTCGCGACTGGTGGGGTGAACGACTCAACGAGTCGCGACTTAAAGTCCAAGCTCAAGCGAATCGTGGCAATGTTGACCCGGATGGCCATGAAATTTGACGGCGCCAAAGAACCTTCGGTAGACTATGCCGTGGCGATCGATTACGAGCACGAGCACCGCGATGCTGAGCACGAGCACGAGCACGAAATCGGGCCAGATCCAAGCCGTTCACCCGAGGACGGCTACCGCTCCCCGATGCAATCAAAAACGATGGAGTCGAATCGTTGA
- a CDS encoding TIGR03009 domain-containing protein produces the protein MMRFLFVAVSCALAGSFAQGQAPANTAQRGYTAPQAGNGQAATSTAQNQNYQRQNQQLTPAQQHQLAQQRAASQQQAVRGTPTSASAGAAATAQMNTQQTEPKPPFAPLTAQQETELTQLLQAWEVQSNKVDRLECDFTRWHYDLVAAPAGVHATWAKGEIRYASPDKGMFKVNELKFFKGMQAGKPQYDVSEGQFGEYWVCNGQQLLDFDRGEKKCTIQDLPPEMQGTDIFESPLPFVFNLDANKIRERYWVRTVESPKKGMIVVEAWPKRQEDRAQYRLVQIVLDPQSFLPQALLMYAPNYNAQAAPAWDHYEFSNVKRNSIIGGLESFLNRFIEKPDKTWTIVRERYQPPAENNVPEGNRNIQAAQAPGGPQRQ, from the coding sequence ATGATGCGTTTCTTGTTCGTTGCCGTTTCCTGTGCCCTCGCTGGCAGTTTTGCGCAGGGGCAGGCCCCCGCAAATACCGCTCAGCGTGGCTACACCGCTCCTCAAGCTGGAAACGGACAGGCCGCGACCTCGACGGCTCAAAACCAGAACTATCAACGGCAGAACCAGCAGTTGACTCCTGCACAGCAGCATCAACTTGCTCAGCAGCGGGCCGCGAGCCAACAGCAAGCGGTTCGCGGGACTCCCACTTCGGCAAGTGCCGGTGCTGCCGCGACCGCTCAAATGAACACTCAGCAGACGGAGCCGAAGCCTCCGTTTGCTCCTCTGACCGCACAGCAAGAAACCGAACTGACGCAGCTGCTGCAGGCCTGGGAAGTCCAAAGTAATAAAGTGGACCGTTTAGAATGTGATTTCACTCGTTGGCATTACGACCTTGTCGCTGCCCCGGCCGGGGTCCATGCGACTTGGGCCAAGGGTGAAATTCGCTACGCATCCCCGGATAAAGGGATGTTTAAGGTCAATGAACTGAAGTTTTTCAAGGGAATGCAGGCGGGCAAGCCGCAGTACGACGTTTCGGAGGGACAGTTCGGCGAGTACTGGGTTTGCAACGGACAGCAATTGCTAGATTTTGATCGTGGCGAAAAGAAGTGCACGATCCAGGATCTGCCTCCAGAAATGCAAGGGACGGATATTTTTGAAAGCCCGCTCCCCTTTGTTTTTAACTTGGACGCAAACAAAATTCGCGAACGCTACTGGGTCCGGACGGTTGAATCGCCCAAGAAAGGGATGATCGTCGTTGAAGCATGGCCCAAACGACAAGAGGACCGAGCCCAGTATCGCTTGGTTCAGATTGTGTTGGATCCGCAGTCGTTCCTGCCACAGGCATTATTAATGTATGCCCCCAACTACAACGCTCAGGCGGCTCCCGCTTGGGATCACTACGAATTCAGCAACGTTAAGCGAAATTCGATTATCGGGGGGCTGGAATCCTTCCTGAACCGGTTCATCGAAAAGCCGGATAAGACATGGACGATTGTCCGTGAACGATACCAGCCACCCGCTGAAAACAATGTCCCTGAAGGGAACCGCAATATCCAAGCGGCCCAGGCTCCAGGCGGGCCGCAGCGACAGTAA
- a CDS encoding IRE (iron responsive element), translating to MNLSHGLTNKLVYLAILILMLIPLFLLGQPNSGEEQSGGQLTQMRDDFEISEADLGEINPASETMKLSSLGLRGVAATMLWNKAHEHKIHHEWDRLRATLNNITLLQPHFEKVWEFQAHNMSFNVSAEFDDYRQRYEWVIGGTEYLEKGVRQNRKAPVLVWTTGWYYGQKIGRSDEHTQFRRLFRDDTPLHERIREEGIDLDSNESLGPDRKPDNWLVGRQWLNRGYELTRAGGVPLRRKTPLHYYETGPKWLFNHAIAIEEEGDLTVAAQRAWQNASDGWDAYSQETIPTTAEFTIRLGEEGELEQRIVDLQAELDSISSDARERLLKEAKEKLSATERELLAMDRNDLVSEQQLEFDRLQEAVKPSAQLIAKQLPDAQQLRAIELTDELQLARRRLEKVEGYRQQVNFEYWETRALAEQTDTMLEARRLVYEADQLNKEAELDEAIEKYELAWVKWAEVFEQFPLLMFDAASDDLPDSLARYQRAIEREDYPDDFPLKRFVDARDSGANTGEEYETLLDQQRELNEEQRQKDLLKIDFREMIKGAQKATSGAPKADDTTAEPPKPSSEEEESKKDSTDDAKMSDEKPADEKPADEKPADEKPADEKPADEKPADEKPADEKPADEKPADEKPADEKPADEKPADE from the coding sequence ATGAACCTATCGCACGGTCTTACAAATAAGCTGGTCTACTTGGCCATCCTTATCCTCATGCTGATCCCCCTGTTTCTGCTCGGGCAACCGAACAGTGGCGAGGAACAGTCCGGAGGACAACTAACGCAAATGCGAGATGATTTTGAAATCTCCGAGGCCGACCTTGGAGAAATCAATCCCGCCAGCGAAACGATGAAACTAAGTTCTTTGGGACTTCGTGGAGTCGCTGCGACGATGCTGTGGAACAAAGCACACGAGCACAAGATCCATCACGAATGGGATCGCCTCCGTGCGACGTTGAACAACATCACCCTGCTACAACCACACTTCGAAAAGGTCTGGGAATTCCAAGCTCACAACATGAGCTTCAATGTTTCGGCTGAATTCGATGATTACCGCCAACGCTATGAATGGGTCATCGGCGGGACCGAGTATCTGGAAAAAGGAGTTCGCCAGAACCGTAAGGCTCCGGTACTCGTCTGGACCACCGGATGGTACTACGGGCAAAAAATTGGACGGTCGGATGAACACACCCAGTTCCGTCGCCTCTTCCGTGATGACACTCCACTACACGAGCGGATTCGCGAAGAAGGAATTGACCTGGACAGCAACGAGAGCCTCGGCCCAGATCGCAAACCGGACAACTGGCTGGTCGGTCGGCAATGGCTGAATCGCGGTTACGAACTAACGCGTGCCGGCGGGGTTCCTCTGCGCCGCAAAACACCTCTGCATTACTACGAAACCGGTCCAAAATGGTTATTCAACCACGCGATCGCCATCGAGGAAGAAGGGGACCTTACCGTAGCTGCCCAGCGTGCTTGGCAGAACGCCAGCGATGGCTGGGATGCCTACAGCCAGGAAACGATTCCGACCACTGCAGAATTCACTATTCGTCTTGGCGAAGAAGGGGAACTGGAACAGCGGATCGTCGACCTGCAAGCTGAACTGGACTCCATTTCCTCCGATGCCAGAGAACGCTTGCTCAAGGAAGCCAAAGAAAAATTGTCGGCAACCGAACGCGAACTACTTGCGATGGACCGCAATGACCTGGTTTCCGAACAACAGCTGGAATTTGATCGACTACAGGAAGCGGTCAAACCTTCCGCTCAGTTGATCGCGAAGCAGTTACCGGACGCCCAACAACTACGAGCTATCGAACTAACGGACGAACTGCAATTGGCACGACGGCGTTTAGAGAAGGTAGAGGGTTACCGCCAACAAGTGAACTTTGAGTACTGGGAAACGCGAGCTCTAGCCGAGCAGACCGACACCATGCTGGAAGCGCGTCGCTTGGTCTATGAAGCGGACCAACTGAACAAAGAAGCGGAACTAGATGAAGCGATCGAGAAGTACGAATTGGCCTGGGTCAAATGGGCAGAGGTCTTCGAGCAGTTCCCATTGCTCATGTTTGACGCCGCAAGTGACGACCTACCCGATTCGCTCGCACGTTACCAACGGGCTATCGAACGGGAAGATTACCCAGACGATTTCCCACTAAAACGATTCGTGGATGCTAGAGATTCCGGAGCGAACACAGGCGAGGAATATGAAACCTTGCTTGATCAGCAACGTGAACTGAACGAAGAGCAACGGCAGAAAGACCTGTTGAAAATCGACTTCAGGGAAATGATCAAGGGAGCTCAAAAGGCAACTTCGGGTGCCCCGAAAGCAGATGACACAACTGCAGAACCTCCAAAGCCTTCAAGCGAAGAAGAAGAATCCAAAAAGGATTCCACCGACGACGCGAAGATGAGCGATGAAAAACCTGCAGACGAAAAACCTGCAGACGAGAAACCTGCAGACGAGAAACCTGCAGACGAGAAACCTGCAGACGAAAAACCTGCAGACGAGAAACCTGCAGACGAGAAACCTGCAGACGAAAAACCTGCAGATGAGAAACCTGCAGATGAGAAACCTGCAGACGAGAAACCTGCAGACGAGTAG
- a CDS encoding 2-oxo acid dehydrogenase subunit E2, with the protein MATEEVKLPELSEGIDSGDVLEILVSEGDQITAGQDIVEMETDKATVPVSSSVGGKVVEVVVKIGDTVPIGGVLLKVDAAAAADAGSAAPEPAAPAATPEPPTPEPAAPEPAAQEPAAQEAPVAEAPAAPAPAAPVAPAPEPVAPTPPPAAPAAPVSDGAPIAAGPAIRRLAREVGVDLSTVQGSGAAGRITREDVLAVVRHASEAARSGVVVKAPSPAAPAVPGAEALPGDASSDAFGPVRVERMTKMRKTIAAQMHQSWSTVPRVTNFDDADITDLERLRGSSKEDYAAQGIKLTTMPFLIKAVATALRHHPAINAVIDEENGQVVYKDYVNIGIAVDTDRGLVVPVMPDVDRSGIPDVARGLAEMAAKVRNGQFGLNDLRGGTFTISNLGAIGGQYSTPIVNVPEVAILLVGRSRKLPVVMPDDTIQPRLMMPLSLSYDHRLVDGGTAARFLNDVIGYLEAPSRLLLAL; encoded by the coding sequence ATGGCTACTGAAGAAGTAAAACTGCCGGAGCTGAGTGAAGGAATCGACTCGGGTGATGTCCTGGAAATTTTGGTTTCCGAAGGCGATCAGATCACCGCCGGCCAAGATATTGTAGAAATGGAAACCGACAAAGCGACCGTTCCGGTTTCTTCGTCGGTAGGCGGTAAAGTGGTCGAGGTTGTCGTAAAGATCGGTGATACCGTTCCCATCGGTGGCGTGTTGCTGAAGGTGGATGCAGCAGCCGCTGCAGACGCGGGATCGGCGGCTCCTGAACCTGCGGCTCCTGCAGCAACGCCGGAACCGCCCACGCCAGAACCTGCTGCACCCGAACCTGCCGCGCAGGAACCTGCTGCACAAGAAGCTCCTGTTGCTGAAGCCCCAGCGGCACCTGCACCGGCTGCCCCTGTCGCGCCGGCTCCAGAGCCCGTCGCACCTACGCCGCCGCCTGCTGCTCCTGCAGCTCCTGTTAGCGATGGAGCCCCGATTGCAGCGGGACCGGCGATTCGACGTCTGGCTCGCGAAGTGGGGGTCGATCTGTCGACCGTCCAAGGGAGTGGTGCTGCCGGCCGGATCACACGTGAAGATGTGCTTGCCGTTGTGCGGCACGCCAGTGAAGCGGCTCGCAGTGGCGTCGTCGTTAAGGCTCCATCGCCAGCAGCTCCGGCTGTTCCAGGTGCAGAAGCCCTTCCAGGCGATGCATCGAGTGACGCGTTTGGACCGGTTCGCGTCGAGCGAATGACCAAGATGCGCAAAACGATCGCGGCTCAGATGCACCAGAGCTGGTCGACGGTACCGCGTGTCACCAACTTCGATGATGCCGATATTACGGACCTCGAACGTCTACGTGGCAGCAGCAAAGAAGATTACGCTGCTCAAGGCATCAAATTGACCACGATGCCCTTTTTGATCAAAGCCGTTGCGACCGCCTTGCGTCATCATCCCGCGATCAATGCGGTCATTGATGAAGAAAACGGACAGGTCGTTTACAAGGACTACGTCAACATCGGGATCGCAGTCGACACCGATCGCGGTTTGGTTGTTCCAGTGATGCCAGATGTCGATCGCAGCGGGATTCCCGATGTCGCCCGAGGCCTCGCTGAAATGGCGGCCAAAGTGCGAAACGGTCAGTTCGGCTTGAACGACCTGCGTGGCGGAACTTTCACGATCAGCAACCTGGGAGCCATCGGCGGCCAATACAGCACGCCGATTGTGAATGTCCCTGAGGTCGCGATTTTGTTGGTCGGCCGAAGTCGCAAGCTACCAGTCGTGATGCCGGATGACACCATCCAGCCTCGCCTGATGATGCCGCTTAGCCTTTCCTATGATCATCGCTTGGTCGATGGAGGGACCGCAGCTCGGTTCCTAAACGATGTTATCGGTTACTTGGAAGCTCCCAGCCGTCTGTTGTTGGCCCTCTAA
- a CDS encoding four helix bundle protein: MNDPIFDHDRLDVYRLSIEYVADAFDVCKSLSGLHRHARDQWLRAAQSIPLNIAEGNGKRSLKDRARFFDIARGSSFECAAIQDVLVATGGVNDSTSRDLKSKLKRIVAMLTRMAMKFDGVKEPSVDYAVAIDYEHEHRDAEHEHEIGPDPRRAPEDGLRGFTNGKTIVRPR, from the coding sequence ATGAACGATCCAATCTTCGACCACGATCGGCTCGATGTTTATCGTCTCTCGATCGAATACGTTGCTGATGCATTTGACGTTTGCAAATCGCTCAGCGGATTGCATCGTCACGCCCGCGACCAATGGCTTCGCGCCGCCCAGTCGATTCCGCTGAATATCGCCGAGGGCAACGGCAAACGAAGCTTGAAGGATCGTGCTCGATTTTTCGACATAGCTCGCGGTTCGTCGTTTGAATGCGCGGCGATTCAAGATGTCTTGGTCGCGACTGGTGGGGTGAACGACTCAACGAGTCGCGACTTAAAGTCCAAGCTCAAGCGAATCGTGGCAATGTTGACCCGGATGGCCATGAAATTTGACGGCGTCAAAGAACCTTCGGTAGACTATGCCGTGGCGATCGATTACGAGCACGAGCACCGCGATGCTGAGCACGAGCACGAAATCGGGCCAGATCCAAGACGTGCACCCGAGGACGGCTTGCGAGGTTTTACTAATGGAAAAACAATCGTCCGTCCCAGGTGA
- the aceE gene encoding pyruvate dehydrogenase (acetyl-transferring), homodimeric type — protein MADLDAKTIAQEELSNSMGERPHFDVDPAETAEWLSSLQYVLQSKGPERARFLLEQLRDSAALEGVQVPSETETPYVNTIPQKDQPPYPGNRDLERRIKSIIRWNAMAMVTRGNKKTDGIGGHISTFASSATLYEVAFNHFLQGRGEDGYSGDSIYFQGHASPGMYSRAFLEGRITEEKLENFRRELADGGGLSSYPHPWLMPSFWEYPTVSMGLGPIMAIYQARFNEYLRDRGIKDTSSQRVWAFLGDGEIDEPETLGAISLASREKLDNLIFVINCNLQRLDGPVRGNSKVIQELESIFRGAGWNVFKVVWGKDWDELLERDTSGLLVRRMNEVVDGQYQKYVVMPGSYIREHFFGKYPELLELVKNYSDERLERLGRGGHDPEKVFAAYHQAATLRNGRPTVVLAKTIKGYGLGEAGEGKNVAHNQKKLNEEELLEFRTRFGIPISDDEVGKAPFYKPPANSAEVKYLNERREALGGYVPSRPTEHPTMQVPTLEEYKKHTQDSKGKAASTTQMFVRLLTDLCRDKTIGKHIVPIVPDESRTFGMEGMFRQFGIYAHAGQLYEPVDSAQAMYYKEATDGQMLEEGITEAGSMSSFNAAGTAYSLHGVNMIPFFVYYSMFGFQRIGDLVWAAADMRAKGFMIGGTAGRTTLNGEGLQHQDGHSLLNAIAFPTVRAYDPAFGYEMTVIVLEGLKRLYQDGEDGIYYITAENDNYEHPAMPEGVEEGIIKGIYKFKSQEVDNAKARVQLFGSGAILNSALAAQKILAEKYNVASDVWSVTSYTQLRREAADCQRWNMLHPTETPKQSYLEKQLEGVEGPFISASDYVRALGEQLAPWVPGDYYVLGTDGMGRSETRENLRRHFEVDAESITIATLSRLSKVDVFSAQEVDQAITDLDFNRDKPNPYFT, from the coding sequence ATGGCTGACTTAGATGCCAAGACGATCGCTCAAGAAGAACTGAGCAATTCGATGGGAGAACGGCCCCATTTCGATGTCGATCCGGCGGAGACCGCTGAATGGTTGTCCTCTCTGCAGTACGTTCTGCAAAGCAAAGGGCCGGAACGAGCTCGGTTCCTGCTCGAACAACTCCGCGATTCCGCGGCCCTGGAAGGGGTTCAGGTTCCATCGGAAACCGAAACGCCTTACGTCAACACGATCCCGCAAAAGGATCAGCCTCCCTATCCAGGCAACCGAGACCTGGAACGTCGAATCAAATCGATCATCCGCTGGAATGCGATGGCCATGGTGACTCGAGGAAATAAAAAGACAGACGGAATCGGAGGACACATCAGTACCTTCGCGTCGTCAGCAACGCTGTATGAGGTCGCGTTTAATCACTTCCTGCAAGGTCGTGGCGAAGATGGTTACTCGGGCGATTCGATCTACTTCCAAGGCCACGCCTCTCCGGGCATGTATTCTCGCGCCTTCCTTGAAGGACGCATTACGGAAGAGAAACTAGAGAATTTCCGCCGCGAACTAGCCGATGGTGGCGGGCTTTCCAGTTACCCACACCCTTGGTTGATGCCTAGTTTTTGGGAATACCCAACGGTGTCGATGGGCTTGGGCCCGATCATGGCGATCTATCAAGCTCGCTTCAATGAATACCTGCGTGACCGTGGGATCAAAGATACCAGTTCGCAGCGCGTTTGGGCGTTCCTTGGTGACGGCGAAATCGATGAACCCGAAACCTTGGGTGCCATCTCGCTTGCCTCTCGCGAGAAACTGGACAACTTGATCTTTGTGATCAACTGCAACCTGCAGCGTCTGGACGGACCGGTTCGCGGTAACAGCAAAGTCATCCAAGAACTGGAATCGATTTTCCGTGGTGCCGGCTGGAACGTCTTTAAAGTCGTTTGGGGCAAAGACTGGGACGAATTGCTGGAACGCGATACGAGCGGTCTGCTGGTTCGCCGCATGAACGAAGTTGTCGACGGACAGTATCAGAAATACGTCGTCATGCCTGGCAGCTACATCCGCGAGCATTTCTTCGGCAAATACCCAGAACTGCTTGAACTGGTCAAAAACTACAGCGACGAACGGCTAGAACGTTTGGGCCGCGGTGGACACGATCCTGAAAAAGTCTTTGCCGCCTATCACCAGGCCGCCACGCTTCGCAACGGACGGCCAACCGTCGTCCTGGCTAAAACCATCAAAGGTTATGGCCTTGGCGAAGCTGGAGAAGGTAAGAACGTTGCTCACAACCAGAAGAAACTGAACGAAGAAGAACTGCTGGAATTCCGCACCCGGTTTGGAATTCCAATCAGCGATGACGAAGTCGGTAAGGCTCCGTTCTACAAGCCACCAGCCAATAGTGCTGAAGTCAAATACCTCAATGAGCGTCGTGAAGCGTTGGGCGGATACGTCCCCTCGCGTCCGACCGAGCATCCCACGATGCAGGTGCCGACTTTAGAAGAGTACAAAAAGCACACTCAGGACAGTAAAGGCAAAGCGGCCAGTACGACCCAGATGTTTGTCCGTTTGTTGACCGACCTATGTCGCGACAAAACCATCGGAAAGCATATCGTTCCAATCGTACCGGACGAGTCGCGAACCTTCGGAATGGAAGGGATGTTCCGCCAGTTCGGGATCTATGCCCATGCCGGACAACTGTACGAACCGGTCGATAGTGCACAGGCGATGTACTACAAAGAAGCGACCGACGGGCAGATGCTGGAAGAGGGAATCACCGAAGCCGGTTCGATGAGCAGCTTCAACGCCGCGGGAACGGCGTACAGCCTTCACGGCGTCAACATGATTCCGTTTTTTGTCTACTACAGCATGTTTGGCTTCCAGCGGATCGGCGACCTTGTCTGGGCCGCCGCCGACATGCGAGCCAAAGGATTCATGATCGGTGGTACCGCCGGACGCACGACGCTTAATGGCGAAGGACTGCAGCATCAAGACGGCCACAGCCTTCTGAATGCGATCGCGTTCCCCACCGTTCGTGCCTACGATCCCGCTTTCGGTTACGAAATGACCGTGATCGTGCTGGAAGGGCTGAAACGCCTTTATCAAGACGGTGAAGATGGGATTTATTACATCACCGCCGAAAACGATAACTACGAACATCCCGCGATGCCCGAAGGGGTTGAAGAGGGGATCATCAAGGGGATCTACAAGTTCAAATCCCAAGAAGTCGACAACGCGAAGGCTCGAGTTCAACTGTTTGGTAGCGGAGCGATCCTCAACAGTGCTTTGGCCGCTCAGAAGATCCTGGCCGAAAAATACAATGTTGCCAGTGATGTTTGGAGCGTGACCAGTTACACGCAGTTGCGACGCGAAGCGGCCGATTGCCAGCGTTGGAACATGCTTCACCCCACGGAAACTCCAAAGCAAAGCTACTTGGAAAAACAGCTGGAAGGTGTCGAAGGCCCGTTTATCTCGGCAAGCGATTATGTGCGGGCACTTGGTGAGCAACTCGCTCCTTGGGTCCCCGGCGATTACTACGTTCTTGGCACCGACGGCATGGGACGCAGTGAAACGCGAGAAAACCTTCGCCGGCACTTCGAAGTCGATGCGGAATCGATCACCATCGCCACTTTGTCTCGGTTGAGTAAAGTGGATGTCTTTTCGGCACAAGAAGTTGATCAAGCGATTACGGATCTCGATTTCAATCGTGATAAACCGAATCCTTATTTCACTTAG